A genomic window from Agrobacterium tumefaciens includes:
- a CDS encoding cellulose biosynthesis cyclic di-GMP-binding regulatory protein BcsB: MTGGKKIRGSLTALMWGAVATGAMAQSSPFDMSPERPAQTAPAPVPPPAIPPAPRQPVQPPAIPPAQPPFVVQPAPVSQPQQPPVVPPALTPPVTVPPRQEGAGSATVQTPLSAADSRRRYILPYEKLSLSGEMDRRQWGIYLTPEQANAAVSLNIGYQNAIVVAPESSNFQVSLNNVPLDVARIEAPDGEGNVSLKIPPGVLQVGSNVVTLGVQQRHRTDCTIQSTYDLWTDVNPANTYIGFNADVAGAFANIDDIQATGPDGKATTSIEIVAPSLGNPAFADSLLRLSQALALRTLMPNQSIRFVTAPSTERKPGTLTVLVGTAREIAGISGALPSEASAGAFAGFGSAAPGGFSPLFVSGPTPQAVQAAIETLFSSISRAPGAQRTAFSTRSWHAPDVPLITSDRRIALSELGLESSEFGGRRFRNEFYIGMPADFYASAYGEASLLLDAAYSSQVLPGSHIDIYVNNEIASTVPISNNGGGIFRHLPIKVTMRHLKPGPNKITIEAVLMTAQDQACAPGAPASTTPRFALFDTTEIHIPDYARIGRKPDLAAMAGTGQPYRAAGGPVALSLDRFDTDTMSAAATLVSRLASVAGHPIDVETVASPLVIGDRDALFVGTISQFPQALISQFNLVPSSQISWKVGTGVQPSAQNSETLFNDWRERVDGGVWEGQVSSFEDWMKRNFDLSSDTLRFLPAAEQPYAPPANASFMLAQGLSPSGEGVWTLATAPTSAELLDGMSAMTRENRWGDVTGRVAAYDVAAEKVETVEVERPYFYITGAFSLWNWRLIAANWLSSNVLSYSLAFIGFVSLLGFATFVMLRLMGRHR; the protein is encoded by the coding sequence ATGACCGGCGGTAAAAAGATCAGGGGTTCTCTGACAGCATTGATGTGGGGTGCCGTCGCAACCGGTGCGATGGCGCAGTCCTCACCCTTTGATATGTCGCCCGAAAGGCCGGCGCAGACTGCCCCCGCACCAGTGCCGCCGCCCGCCATTCCACCAGCGCCCCGCCAGCCGGTCCAGCCTCCGGCCATACCACCGGCGCAGCCGCCCTTCGTGGTTCAACCGGCACCCGTGTCGCAACCGCAGCAGCCTCCCGTCGTTCCGCCGGCATTAACTCCGCCCGTTACCGTTCCTCCGCGTCAGGAGGGAGCAGGATCTGCCACGGTGCAGACCCCCTTATCCGCTGCTGATAGCCGCCGCCGTTACATTTTGCCCTACGAGAAGCTCAGCCTTTCCGGTGAGATGGACCGGCGGCAATGGGGCATCTATCTGACGCCCGAGCAAGCCAATGCCGCCGTTTCACTTAATATCGGTTATCAGAACGCCATCGTGGTCGCGCCTGAAAGCTCGAACTTTCAGGTCAGCCTGAACAATGTTCCACTGGATGTGGCGCGCATTGAAGCGCCTGACGGCGAGGGCAATGTCTCCCTGAAAATCCCGCCCGGCGTGCTGCAGGTCGGCTCAAATGTCGTGACGCTCGGTGTGCAGCAGCGACACAGGACCGATTGCACGATCCAGTCCACCTACGATCTGTGGACCGACGTCAACCCGGCCAACACCTATATCGGCTTTAATGCCGATGTTGCCGGCGCTTTCGCCAATATAGACGACATCCAGGCGACTGGACCTGATGGTAAAGCCACGACCTCGATCGAGATCGTCGCGCCGTCGCTCGGTAATCCGGCATTTGCAGATTCACTCCTGCGCCTCTCGCAGGCGCTGGCGCTCCGAACCCTGATGCCGAACCAGTCGATCCGCTTCGTGACAGCCCCTTCCACCGAGCGCAAGCCCGGAACACTGACGGTTCTGGTGGGCACCGCCCGTGAGATTGCGGGTATCTCCGGCGCGTTACCGTCCGAAGCGTCGGCAGGCGCCTTCGCCGGATTTGGCAGTGCTGCGCCGGGCGGTTTCTCGCCGCTTTTCGTCAGCGGTCCCACTCCGCAGGCGGTGCAGGCGGCGATAGAGACACTGTTTTCTTCGATCTCGCGCGCCCCCGGCGCCCAGAGAACGGCTTTTTCGACCCGCAGCTGGCATGCGCCGGATGTTCCGCTCATCACCTCGGACCGCCGTATCGCGCTTTCCGAACTCGGCCTTGAGAGCAGCGAATTCGGCGGACGCCGTTTCCGCAACGAGTTTTATATCGGCATGCCAGCCGATTTTTATGCGTCAGCCTATGGCGAGGCATCGCTGCTGCTCGACGCCGCTTATTCCTCGCAGGTCTTGCCCGGCAGCCATATCGACATCTACGTTAATAACGAGATCGCTTCGACCGTGCCGATCTCCAACAATGGCGGCGGCATTTTCCGGCATCTGCCCATTAAAGTCACGATGCGCCACCTGAAGCCGGGACCAAACAAGATAACGATCGAGGCGGTGTTGATGACGGCGCAGGATCAGGCCTGCGCGCCGGGTGCGCCGGCCAGCACGACCCCGCGTTTTGCCCTGTTCGACACCACCGAAATCCATATTCCGGATTATGCCCGCATCGGTCGCAAGCCGGATCTCGCGGCGATGGCCGGCACTGGTCAGCCTTACAGGGCTGCTGGAGGCCCGGTCGCGCTTTCCCTCGACCGGTTCGATACCGACACCATGTCTGCGGCGGCAACTCTCGTCAGCCGGCTTGCGAGTGTTGCGGGACATCCGATCGACGTCGAGACCGTTGCCTCGCCTTTGGTCATCGGCGATCGAGACGCGCTGTTTGTCGGAACGATTTCGCAATTCCCGCAAGCGTTGATCAGCCAGTTCAATCTCGTTCCCTCCAGCCAGATATCCTGGAAAGTGGGAACCGGCGTCCAGCCCTCCGCGCAAAACAGCGAAACCCTGTTCAACGACTGGCGGGAGAGGGTCGATGGCGGCGTCTGGGAGGGGCAGGTCTCGTCCTTTGAGGACTGGATGAAGCGGAATTTCGATCTGAGTTCGGATACGCTGCGTTTCCTGCCGGCCGCCGAGCAACCCTATGCCCCGCCTGCCAACGCGTCCTTCATGCTGGCGCAGGGGCTCAGCCCTTCCGGCGAAGGCGTCTGGACGCTAGCCACCGCGCCGACGTCGGCAGAGCTTCTCGACGGCATGTCGGCGATGACGCGCGAGAACCGCTGGGGTGACGTCACCGGACGGGTCGCCGCTTACGACGTGGCTGCGGAAAAGGTTGAGACAGTCGAGGTGGAACGGCCGTATTTCTATATTACCGGGGCGTTTTCGCTCTGGAACTGGAGATTGATCGCTGCCAACTGGCTGTCCTCCAATGTGCTTTCCTATTCGCTGGCATTCATTGGCTTCGTGTCGCTTCTGGGCTTCGCCACGTTCGTGATGCTGCGCCTGATGGGACGACATCGATGA
- a CDS encoding glycosyl hydrolase family 8, translating to MMGRISKLARIICLSVMALAASISAGRAASVSPEAWSAYKNAFLDPGGRIIDTGNGNISHSEGQGYGMWLAVLSDNLADFELIWSFTRTELLVRDDGLSAWKWDPRTRPHVTDINNATDGDILIAYALALAAGQWNRQDYAEASAAIASAILKKTVVQRGGRTLLLPAASGFGEDDRGDGPVVNPSYLIFEAFPVLDLVAPSPLWKALADDGVAQVGAFAFSDRKLPADWVSVKTKPQPAAGFPPEFGYNAVRIPLYLSRAKMGAPELLARLKDGMTVESGAAGTFDLKSGAVKDVLSDAGYRVIPALAACVAGGPAIPAELKSFQPTLYYPSTLHLLALSFLARNNGECR from the coding sequence ATGATGGGCCGGATTTCGAAACTTGCCCGCATTATCTGCCTGTCCGTGATGGCGTTGGCCGCCAGCATCTCCGCCGGCCGCGCTGCATCGGTGTCGCCGGAGGCGTGGTCCGCGTATAAAAATGCCTTCCTTGATCCCGGCGGGCGCATCATCGATACCGGCAACGGCAATATCAGCCATAGCGAAGGGCAGGGTTACGGCATGTGGCTCGCCGTGCTCTCCGACAACCTTGCCGATTTCGAACTGATCTGGAGTTTTACCCGCACCGAACTGCTGGTGCGCGACGACGGGCTTTCCGCCTGGAAATGGGATCCGCGCACCCGGCCGCACGTCACTGACATCAACAACGCGACCGATGGCGATATCCTGATCGCCTATGCGCTGGCGCTCGCCGCCGGCCAGTGGAACCGGCAGGACTATGCCGAGGCATCCGCAGCCATCGCATCCGCCATCCTCAAAAAGACCGTGGTGCAGCGCGGTGGGCGAACGCTGCTTTTGCCGGCCGCCAGCGGTTTTGGTGAGGATGACCGAGGCGATGGCCCGGTGGTCAACCCCTCCTATCTCATTTTCGAGGCGTTTCCGGTCCTTGATCTGGTTGCGCCATCACCGCTGTGGAAAGCGCTCGCCGATGACGGCGTGGCGCAGGTCGGCGCTTTCGCCTTCAGCGACAGAAAGCTGCCGGCCGACTGGGTATCGGTGAAGACGAAGCCGCAGCCGGCGGCGGGTTTTCCTCCGGAATTCGGTTATAATGCGGTGCGCATACCGCTTTACCTCTCAAGGGCAAAAATGGGAGCGCCGGAACTGCTTGCGCGGCTGAAGGACGGCATGACGGTGGAAAGCGGTGCCGCAGGGACTTTCGACCTGAAGAGCGGAGCGGTCAAGGATGTGCTGTCGGATGCCGGTTATCGGGTCATTCCGGCGCTGGCGGCCTGCGTTGCCGGTGGCCCGGCCATTCCCGCCGAACTTAAAAGCTTCCAGCCAACACTTTATTATCCTTCCACATTGCATCTTCTGGCATTGTCGTTTCTGGCAAGAAATAACGGGGAATGCCGATGA
- a CDS encoding GNAT family N-acetyltransferase: MRIDIIDTDAGFEAIRQNWEAVFMADPHARHFLSWGWLRDYMPRRKRWFILALRERPEGSPYVAFFPLRLVTEPDKKTGRFHDSIVMAGNAAADYTGFITLPDYENHAVAGFCSYIRQQNWTELKLDYLSGPPQRHSAMIRALQGPLVMFRDNMPTNPYNINNCICPVVSLPDTFDGYLDSHMSSQTRQKLRRFLRKVEGDDEYRITFATKETIKRDMDILFDFWRIRWAPHKGKERTELLIGATRQMLMDVYIRGDLEVPVLWFGDQPLGALANIIDRQKKSVLFYITGRDENWKTPSPGLVLHGHCIRRAIEQGFKTYDFLRGNEPYKYFFGPEEQKLSCTLFRTRSGDNLGGTLHPRSIRFVYEQGLKFYKSGSKPAANIAFTQVLAAAPDHSGAQFGLANLTFDRGEFREAEIAFLALLASGQDPVLLWMRIGEARLAQQHYHEASEAFRQVTNRAPFHREALYKCAVALIAAERAMEGAEILDRLQHYHSDDAAHLEYAEKARAALARLELAKPKTAMPADVITLAAKPKTTGKRWHPPKVLH, encoded by the coding sequence ATGCGTATCGACATCATCGACACCGACGCCGGTTTCGAGGCGATCCGGCAAAACTGGGAAGCGGTGTTCATGGCCGATCCCCATGCGCGGCATTTCCTCTCCTGGGGCTGGCTCAGGGATTATATGCCGCGCCGCAAGCGCTGGTTCATTCTGGCTCTGCGCGAACGCCCGGAAGGCTCGCCGTATGTGGCGTTTTTCCCGCTGCGCCTTGTCACCGAGCCGGATAAAAAAACCGGCCGCTTCCACGACAGCATCGTCATGGCCGGCAATGCGGCGGCGGATTACACCGGCTTCATCACCCTGCCGGATTATGAAAATCACGCCGTCGCCGGTTTCTGCTCCTACATTCGCCAGCAGAACTGGACCGAACTCAAGCTCGATTACCTCTCCGGCCCGCCGCAACGGCACAGTGCGATGATCCGTGCGCTTCAGGGGCCGCTTGTCATGTTCCGCGACAACATGCCGACCAACCCCTATAACATCAACAATTGCATCTGCCCGGTCGTCAGCCTGCCGGACACTTTCGACGGCTATCTCGACAGCCATATGAGCAGCCAGACCCGCCAGAAGCTCAGGCGCTTTCTGCGGAAAGTGGAGGGCGACGATGAATATCGCATCACTTTCGCAACGAAAGAAACGATCAAACGGGACATGGACATCCTGTTCGACTTCTGGCGCATCCGCTGGGCGCCGCATAAGGGCAAGGAACGCACGGAACTGCTGATCGGCGCAACACGGCAGATGCTGATGGATGTCTATATCCGTGGCGATCTGGAAGTGCCTGTCCTGTGGTTCGGCGACCAGCCGCTGGGCGCGCTTGCCAACATCATCGACCGGCAGAAAAAGTCGGTGCTGTTCTACATCACCGGCCGCGACGAAAACTGGAAGACCCCCTCGCCCGGCCTCGTGCTGCACGGGCACTGCATCCGCAGGGCAATCGAGCAGGGTTTCAAAACCTATGACTTCCTGCGCGGCAACGAGCCGTATAAATATTTCTTCGGGCCGGAAGAGCAGAAGCTCAGCTGCACGCTGTTCCGCACCCGCTCGGGCGACAATCTCGGCGGCACGCTGCATCCGCGCAGTATCCGTTTCGTCTATGAACAGGGCCTCAAATTTTACAAGTCCGGCAGTAAACCGGCCGCCAACATCGCCTTCACCCAGGTATTGGCGGCAGCGCCCGACCATTCCGGCGCGCAGTTTGGTCTCGCCAACCTGACTTTCGACCGGGGTGAGTTTCGGGAGGCGGAAATCGCCTTTCTGGCGCTTCTTGCCAGCGGTCAGGACCCGGTTCTGCTCTGGATGCGCATCGGTGAGGCGCGGCTGGCGCAACAACATTACCATGAGGCATCCGAGGCCTTCCGACAGGTGACCAATCGCGCTCCGTTCCACCGCGAGGCGCTCTATAAATGCGCCGTCGCCCTCATCGCCGCCGAAAGAGCGATGGAAGGTGCTGAAATCCTCGACAGGCTGCAGCACTATCATTCGGACGACGCCGCGCATCTGGAATATGCCGAGAAAGCACGCGCGGCCCTTGCACGGCTGGAACTGGCCAAACCAAAGACCGCTATGCCTGCCGATGTCATCACCCTTGCCGCCAAGCCCAAGACAACGGGCAAACGCTGGCACCCGCCAAAGGTTTTGCATTGA
- a CDS encoding amidohydrolase, translated as MFLTNKDMLDLVELRHDLHRHPEISGEEKETAGRIRAFLEQAKPDRLLADLGGHGVAAVYDSGKNGPAILIRSELDALPIHEKSEAEYRSGTDGKGHLCGHDGHSTILTALALGLSRNRPQTGSVILLYQPAEETGAGAAAVIADPRFGEIKPDYSFSLHNLPGLPFGHVSVVKGPVNCASRGIKIRFSGKTAHASSPEHGVSPMRAISQLMPALTDLGFGFPPQPDFSMVTITHAAMGEAAFGISPADAEIWATLRTLTDDRMEKLCADAELLAKKIADDQKLTLDISYDDIFLHCENAPEAVAYILQALLEEKVSSSSDGLPMRASEDFGRFRAVSSSAMFFLGAGRDYPNLHNPDYDFPDGLIDIGARIFMRIIRNLTDAE; from the coding sequence ATGTTTCTGACCAATAAGGACATGCTCGATCTCGTCGAGCTTCGCCATGATCTGCATCGCCATCCGGAAATCTCCGGCGAAGAAAAGGAAACGGCGGGGCGCATCCGCGCTTTCCTCGAGCAGGCAAAACCCGACCGGCTTCTCGCCGATCTGGGTGGTCATGGCGTTGCAGCCGTCTATGACAGCGGCAAAAACGGCCCGGCGATCCTGATCCGCTCGGAACTCGATGCGCTGCCCATTCACGAAAAAAGCGAGGCCGAATACCGCTCCGGCACCGACGGCAAGGGCCATCTTTGCGGCCATGACGGACATTCGACCATTTTGACGGCGCTGGCGCTTGGCCTTTCCCGCAACCGACCGCAAACCGGCAGCGTCATCCTCCTTTACCAGCCGGCGGAAGAAACCGGCGCGGGGGCGGCGGCCGTCATCGCCGATCCGCGCTTTGGCGAGATAAAGCCGGATTATTCTTTCTCGCTGCACAATCTCCCCGGCCTGCCATTCGGCCATGTCAGCGTCGTGAAAGGGCCGGTCAACTGCGCCTCACGCGGCATTAAAATCCGCTTCTCCGGCAAGACGGCGCATGCCTCCTCGCCGGAACACGGTGTTTCGCCGATGCGGGCAATATCGCAGTTGATGCCGGCTTTGACCGATCTCGGTTTCGGTTTTCCACCACAGCCCGATTTTTCGATGGTGACGATCACTCATGCCGCCATGGGAGAAGCCGCCTTCGGCATTTCCCCGGCTGATGCGGAAATCTGGGCGACGCTCAGGACGCTGACCGACGACCGAATGGAAAAGCTTTGCGCGGACGCGGAATTGCTGGCGAAGAAGATCGCGGATGATCAGAAGCTGACCCTCGACATCAGCTATGACGATATTTTCCTGCATTGCGAGAATGCACCGGAAGCCGTCGCCTATATCCTGCAGGCGCTGCTGGAAGAGAAAGTTTCAAGCAGCTCGGATGGTCTGCCCATGCGGGCTTCGGAGGATTTCGGCCGCTTCCGCGCCGTCTCGTCATCGGCAATGTTCTTTTTGGGTGCTGGCAGGGACTACCCCAATCTGCACAATCCCGACTATGACTTTCCGGATGGGCTGATCGATATCGGCGCACGCATCTTCATGCGCATCATCCGCAATCTCACCGACGCGGAATAA
- a CDS encoding cellulose synthase produces the protein MPMNKPLSTSALILLLIALAAFHWRDSILGRVSDVHTSAVGDNRAVPRVSPAAANPAQINAFVKNREMAQLTQPATPPVTVPATDPPPMTQTGGQTPQTLTAQAPASRAAQPASADMPEVDLSALRYFAARGDTQRLQAEIARLRTLYPNWTPPADPLAIPENGDPKLDAMWQLYTDGRYAEVRKAIADRQQAEPGWQPPDNLTGMLSLAEARQRLVNASDLKQYATVVDAAANNPGLLTCSEVDVLWRVADAFANTDRMGRARDAYLYILNNCTMPSDRLATVQKASALLPAEMMSELLAKEKPGADGQLEFEPVKNDLARQFVAKAGEKEGISVPSAYLMRLERLAETDKLASDALLLGWYNIRQKNMTEAEKWFRKAREEEDSASASQGLALALIDRNEPREAEDVMYKWRTSSDDALATYLAATANLLALEPPVVLPPDVLQRIAAETVARKDAATAQQFGWYSLAFRQTPLALQWFSTALGWKPDDEPSAYGVALSYHDLRNLAGLRGIQQQWASRSQRIADVGTARMVDQSGQPMAPVTAPPVAATSPMTAPAPYAPQAETGVVYSQAAVQQSAPEPSRKQARRPAQAQREASAASRSRSCAAYPDPQRLPPQQALDLGWCLMETNRPAEALKAFESAIEGGQSTVKSDAAYGQSLAYLRMGLTDHAAVSATKSQMERPRATELQVSILADRAVSAFQSKRYAETLLLLDQRARLADERTDLMVLRGYSYLAMRRYADAAQIFESLTSIGDKEGIRGLAAVRSARPSNGPQGGG, from the coding sequence ATGCCGATGAACAAGCCACTGTCGACCTCGGCTCTCATCCTGCTTCTGATTGCGCTTGCCGCCTTCCACTGGCGCGACAGCATTCTTGGACGAGTGTCGGATGTGCACACCTCGGCGGTGGGCGACAACCGCGCGGTACCGCGCGTGTCTCCGGCAGCGGCCAATCCTGCGCAAATCAACGCTTTCGTCAAAAACCGAGAGATGGCGCAGCTGACACAGCCTGCCACACCACCCGTGACCGTGCCGGCGACCGATCCGCCGCCGATGACACAGACCGGTGGGCAGACACCGCAGACACTGACGGCGCAGGCACCCGCATCCCGCGCGGCCCAGCCGGCCTCGGCGGATATGCCTGAAGTCGATCTCAGCGCATTGCGTTATTTCGCAGCTAGGGGCGATACCCAGCGCCTTCAGGCCGAAATTGCCCGGCTGCGCACGCTTTATCCGAACTGGACGCCACCGGCCGATCCTCTCGCCATTCCAGAAAATGGCGATCCGAAACTCGATGCCATGTGGCAGCTTTATACCGATGGCCGCTACGCCGAAGTGAGAAAGGCGATCGCCGACCGCCAGCAAGCGGAACCCGGCTGGCAGCCACCAGACAATCTGACGGGCATGCTTTCCCTTGCCGAGGCCCGCCAGCGGCTCGTCAATGCGTCTGATCTCAAGCAATATGCGACGGTGGTTGATGCGGCGGCAAACAATCCCGGCCTGCTGACCTGCAGCGAAGTCGATGTTTTATGGCGGGTGGCCGATGCATTTGCCAATACCGACCGCATGGGGCGGGCGCGGGACGCCTATCTCTACATTCTCAACAATTGCACGATGCCGAGCGACAGGCTCGCCACGGTGCAGAAGGCATCCGCGCTTTTGCCAGCGGAGATGATGAGCGAGCTGCTGGCCAAGGAAAAGCCCGGCGCCGACGGCCAGCTGGAATTCGAACCGGTCAAGAACGATCTCGCCCGCCAGTTCGTGGCAAAGGCGGGGGAGAAGGAAGGCATTTCCGTTCCTTCCGCTTACCTGATGCGGCTTGAAAGACTTGCCGAGACCGACAAGCTGGCCAGCGACGCCCTGCTGCTCGGCTGGTACAATATTCGCCAGAAGAACATGACAGAGGCGGAAAAATGGTTCCGCAAGGCGCGAGAGGAAGAAGACAGCGCTTCTGCCTCGCAAGGGTTGGCGCTGGCCTTGATCGACCGCAACGAGCCGCGTGAGGCCGAGGACGTCATGTATAAATGGCGCACCTCCTCCGATGACGCGCTCGCCACCTATCTTGCCGCAACGGCCAATCTTCTGGCGCTGGAGCCGCCTGTCGTGCTGCCGCCGGATGTGCTGCAACGCATCGCCGCCGAAACGGTGGCGCGCAAGGATGCGGCGACGGCACAGCAATTCGGCTGGTATTCGCTCGCCTTCCGGCAGACGCCGCTTGCCTTGCAATGGTTCAGTACGGCGCTAGGCTGGAAACCGGATGACGAACCTTCGGCTTATGGTGTGGCGCTCAGCTATCATGACCTGCGCAATCTTGCCGGTCTGCGCGGCATCCAGCAGCAATGGGCAAGCCGCTCGCAGCGCATCGCCGATGTGGGAACCGCGCGCATGGTGGACCAGTCCGGCCAGCCGATGGCGCCGGTAACCGCACCGCCTGTTGCCGCAACATCTCCGATGACGGCACCCGCGCCCTATGCGCCGCAGGCGGAGACGGGAGTGGTCTACAGCCAGGCAGCCGTTCAGCAATCGGCTCCGGAGCCTTCGCGCAAGCAGGCACGCCGCCCGGCGCAGGCGCAGCGGGAAGCCAGCGCCGCATCGCGCTCCCGTTCCTGCGCAGCCTATCCTGATCCGCAGCGACTGCCGCCGCAGCAGGCACTCGATCTCGGCTGGTGCCTGATGGAGACCAACCGACCGGCGGAGGCCCTGAAAGCTTTCGAATCCGCCATCGAAGGTGGCCAGTCGACGGTCAAAAGCGATGCAGCCTATGGCCAGAGTCTTGCCTATCTGCGCATGGGGCTGACGGACCATGCGGCCGTTTCGGCGACGAAATCCCAGATGGAGCGTCCACGGGCGACGGAATTGCAGGTCTCGATCCTGGCGGACAGGGCGGTTTCAGCCTTCCAGTCGAAACGTTATGCGGAAACGCTTCTCCTGCTCGATCAACGGGCGCGGCTTGCCGATGAACGAACCGATTTGATGGTGCTGCGCGGATATTCCTACCTTGCCATGCGCCGCTATGCCGATGCTGCGCAGATTTTCGAAAGCCTGACGTCAATCGGCGATAAGGAAGGCATCAGGGGTCTGGCCGCGGTCCGCTCGGCCAGACCAAGCAATGGGCCGCAGGGCGGCGGCTGA
- the bcsA gene encoding UDP-forming cellulose synthase catalytic subunit, which produces MNKAITVIVWLLVSLCVLAIITMPVSLQTHLVATAISLVLLATIKGFNGQGAWRLVALGFGTAIVLRYVYWRTTSTLPPVNQLENFIPGFLLYLAEMYSVLMLGLSLVIVSMPLPSRKTRPGSPDYRPTVDVFVPSYNEDAELLANTLAAAKNMDYPADRFTVWLLDDGGSVQKRNASNIVEAQAAQRRHEELKKLCEDLDVRYLTRERNVHAKAGNLNNGLAHSTGELVTVFDADHAPARDFLLETVGYFEEDPRLFLVQTPHFFVNPDPIERNLRTFETMPSENEMFYGIIQRGLDKWNGAFFCGSAAVLRREALQDTEGFSGVSITEDCETALALHSRGWNSIYVDKPLIAGLQPATFASFIGQRSRWAQGMMQILIFRQPLFKRGLSFTQRLCYMSSTLFWLFPFPRTIFLFAPLFYLFFDLQIFVASGGEFLAYTAAYMLVNLMMQNYLYGSFRWPWISELYEYVQTVHLLPAVVSVIFNPGKPTFKVTAKDESIAEARLSEISRPFFVIFALLVVAMAFAIWRIYSEPYKADVTLVVGGWNLLNLIFAGCALGVVSERGDKSASRRITVKRRCEVKLEGSDAWVPASIDNVSVHGLLINLFDSATTVEKDTTAIVKVKPHSEGVPETMPVKVVRTVRGEGLVSIGCTFSPQRAVDHRLIADLIFANSEQWSEFQRVRRRNPGLIRGTAIFLAISLFQTQRGLFYLAKALRPAAKSVKPAGAVK; this is translated from the coding sequence ATGAACAAGGCCATCACAGTCATTGTCTGGTTGCTTGTGTCGCTTTGCGTTCTGGCCATCATCACGATGCCGGTCAGTCTGCAGACGCATCTGGTCGCCACCGCGATCTCGCTCGTTCTTCTGGCGACCATCAAAGGGTTCAACGGGCAGGGGGCCTGGCGTCTGGTGGCGCTGGGTTTCGGCACGGCCATCGTTCTGCGTTACGTCTACTGGCGCACCACCAGCACGCTGCCGCCCGTCAACCAACTCGAGAACTTCATCCCGGGCTTTCTGCTCTATCTCGCGGAAATGTACAGTGTTTTGATGCTGGGCCTCAGCCTGGTCATCGTCTCCATGCCGCTGCCGTCGCGCAAGACGCGGCCCGGCTCGCCGGATTATCGGCCGACGGTCGATGTCTTCGTGCCGAGCTACAATGAGGATGCGGAGCTTCTGGCCAACACGCTGGCGGCGGCCAAGAACATGGATTATCCGGCCGACCGGTTCACCGTCTGGCTGCTGGACGATGGCGGCTCGGTGCAGAAGCGCAATGCCAGCAACATCGTCGAGGCGCAGGCGGCGCAGCGTCGTCACGAGGAGCTGAAGAAGCTTTGTGAGGACCTCGACGTGCGTTATCTGACGCGCGAGCGCAATGTCCACGCCAAAGCCGGAAATCTCAACAACGGTCTTGCCCATTCGACCGGCGAACTGGTGACGGTGTTTGATGCCGACCATGCGCCCGCCCGCGATTTCCTTCTGGAGACGGTTGGTTATTTCGAGGAAGACCCCCGGCTCTTCCTCGTGCAGACACCGCATTTCTTCGTCAATCCCGATCCCATCGAGCGCAACCTGCGCACCTTCGAGACGATGCCGAGCGAAAACGAGATGTTTTACGGCATCATCCAGCGCGGTCTCGACAAGTGGAATGGCGCATTTTTCTGCGGTTCCGCCGCCGTGCTGCGGCGCGAGGCGCTGCAGGATACCGAAGGCTTCAGCGGTGTCAGCATCACCGAGGATTGCGAAACTGCGTTGGCGCTGCATTCGCGCGGCTGGAACAGTATTTATGTCGACAAGCCGCTGATTGCCGGCCTTCAGCCGGCCACGTTTGCAAGCTTTATCGGCCAGCGCAGCCGCTGGGCGCAGGGCATGATGCAGATCCTGATCTTTCGCCAGCCTTTGTTCAAGCGTGGCCTCTCCTTCACACAGCGTCTTTGTTACATGTCGTCGACGCTGTTCTGGCTGTTTCCGTTCCCGCGCACGATCTTCCTGTTCGCGCCGTTGTTCTACCTGTTCTTCGACCTTCAGATTTTCGTGGCTTCGGGTGGCGAATTCCTCGCCTATACGGCGGCCTACATGCTCGTGAACCTGATGATGCAGAACTATCTCTATGGCAGCTTCCGCTGGCCGTGGATTTCGGAACTTTATGAATATGTGCAGACGGTCCACCTTCTGCCTGCGGTTGTGTCCGTGATCTTCAATCCCGGCAAACCGACCTTCAAGGTGACGGCCAAGGACGAATCCATCGCCGAGGCGCGGCTATCGGAAATCAGCCGCCCGTTCTTCGTGATTTTCGCGCTTCTGGTGGTGGCGATGGCCTTTGCCATCTGGCGCATCTACAGCGAGCCCTACAAGGCCGATGTGACGCTCGTTGTCGGCGGCTGGAACCTGCTCAACCTCATCTTCGCAGGCTGTGCGCTCGGCGTCGTTTCCGAACGCGGTGACAAGTCGGCGTCACGACGCATCACCGTCAAACGGCGCTGCGAGGTCAAGCTCGAAGGCAGCGACGCATGGGTGCCGGCCTCCATCGACAACGTGTCTGTGCATGGGCTGCTGATCAATCTGTTCGACAGTGCCACGACCGTCGAAAAGGACACGACAGCGATCGTGAAGGTCAAGCCACACAGCGAAGGCGTGCCGGAAACCATGCCCGTCAAGGTGGTCCGGACGGTTCGCGGCGAAGGACTGGTGTCCATCGGCTGCACCTTCTCACCGCAGCGTGCCGTCGATCACCGCCTGATCGCCGACCTGATCTTTGCCAATTCCGAACAGTGGAGCGAGTTCCAGCGCGTGCGCCGCAGGAACCCCGGCCTCATTCGCGGTACGGCGATCTTTCTGGCCATATCGCTGTTTCAGACGCAGCGCGGTCTTTTTTATCTGGCGAAGGCGCTCCGGCCCGCCGCCAAAAGCGTCAAACCTGCCGGAGCTGTAAAATGA